A genome region from Microcella alkaliphila includes the following:
- a CDS encoding DUF3060 domain-containing protein: MTRTLNRLPLALGALVSAAALAGCSSMAGSASSNPTGIDPIEQRPSADASVDPESGAWLVPLTRGGEFETTQNGLTVTIVCDGGGDVDIDANDVVATIVGNCEEIEVDGSNNIVSAENAEEIDVDGANNEITAGDVVEIEVEGTGNVITTTSAIEIEAEGSGNTVRFGSGSPTIDDEGSNDISAE, translated from the coding sequence ATGACTCGCACACTGAACCGCCTTCCACTCGCGCTCGGCGCGCTCGTATCCGCCGCCGCCCTCGCGGGTTGCAGTTCGATGGCAGGCTCCGCATCGAGCAATCCGACCGGGATCGACCCCATCGAGCAACGCCCAAGTGCCGACGCAAGCGTCGACCCGGAAAGCGGCGCATGGCTCGTCCCGCTCACCCGCGGTGGAGAGTTCGAAACAACGCAGAATGGCCTGACCGTGACCATCGTGTGTGATGGTGGCGGCGATGTGGACATCGACGCCAATGACGTGGTCGCGACCATTGTGGGCAACTGCGAAGAGATTGAGGTCGACGGGTCGAACAACATCGTCTCTGCCGAGAACGCCGAGGAGATCGACGTCGACGGCGCGAACAACGAGATCACGGCGGGTGACGTCGTGGAGATCGAGGTTGAGGGCACGGGAAACGTGATCACCACCACCTCCGCGATCGAGATCGAGGCGGAGGGATCGGGCAACACCGTTCGCTTCGGCTCGGGTAGCCCGACGATCGACGACGAGGGATCGAACGACATCAGCGCTGAGTAA